The Tenebrio molitor chromosome 5, icTenMoli1.1, whole genome shotgun sequence genome has a segment encoding these proteins:
- the LOC138130841 gene encoding extended synaptotagmin-2-A-like: MNSDLTGDASVPLTDDPGNETIVNGNTIIKVIKQLVFFLLIYFVGYFGFSAIWALAPVIIVFLHNKWSEERRAKLERRHAIAVGFEKDIILNSLEELPAWIKFPDIEKVEWLNRIFKHIWQEVNEYSSELIPKIFEPSIQYYDSGFKFTRVVLGNVPLRVDGVEVLNQEDDRKIVMDLDISYAGDCDITFQTFKFTGGIKSIQFHGRVRVVLTPLISRIPIIGGLQVYFTKEPRIRFDLNKITQILDLPVIHTKIHNTVMKIVNSKFLYPNAYSINLTQGINMSRLTVFRTEGVLRVHVVEGKNLVNKDFIGKSDPYVVMSVASIRVETPVVQNSLNPKWDFWTEFEIDCNSELKVEVFDKDEGSKDDFLGCTKLDIAEVVRTGQVDKLMHLQDVKQGMIHIRLWWLSLSSDYTDLEAAINDTKMLSPHIHTALLMIYLESSLNLPMHHKTEPTPYVKLEIENKTKKTDPEQQTCQPLWDKGFTFMIRDPKRAVLNITVVDNDSERNIGELSFQIDSLSNEPNIELKRHTFFFNKPYSDASICCTMKLRLFKNEKSSDEENDVESTPKTRVLEKQKSTASTKSKISRTSVSSGSVATDWENESWYFSNQDSSQYDITAILGKIKLSLFYSEQRQKLIVYIYEVKIENSSSTHDPYVKLYLQTNIHPDHKKKTKAIKNTNNPVYNKEIDYLISTQDLNFTCLVVVVESDRGFFDVRKKFLGHTIISLKNCAELNEPIISWFDLIQKNEKYVHHLIK, from the exons atgaataGTGATCTCACAGGCGATGCTTCCGTCCCGCTGACTGACGACCCCGGCAACGAAACCATTGTGAACGGCAATACAATCATCAAAGTGATCAAACAG CTTGTTTTCTTCCTGCTTATCTACTTCGTGGGTTACTTCGGCTTTTCTGCGATCTGGGCGTTAGCTCCAGTAATAATCGTCTTCCTGCACAACAAATGGAGCGAAGAGAGAAGAGCAAAATTAGAACGTCGTCACGCGATAGCCGTGGGATTCGAAAAAGACATAATTCTGAACAGCCTAGAAGAGCTGCCCGCGTGGATAAAGTTCCCAGATATCGAAAAGGTGGAGTGGCTGAACAGGATATTCAAACATATTTGGCAAGAAGTGAATGAGTATTCGTCCGAGCTAataccgaaaatttttgaacctTCGATCCAATATTACGACTCCGGTTTTAAATTCACTCGCGTCGTGTTAGGAAATGTG CCTCTCAGAGTGGACGGTGTTGAAGTACTGAACCAAGAAGACGACAGAAAAATCGTAATGGATCTGGACATCTC GTATGCGGGTGATTGTGACATCACCTTTCAGACGTTCAAGTTTACAGGGGGCATCAAGAGCATTCAG TTCCACGGACGAGTGAGAGTCGTTTTGACGCCTTTAATCTCTAGGATCCCGATTATTGGAGGTTTGCAAGTCTACTTCACGAAGGAACCTCGTATCAggtttgatttaaataaaatcaccCAGATTTTAGACCTGCCAGTGATACACACCAAAATCCACAATACAGTCATGAAAATAGtcaatagtaaatttctctACCCAAATGCTTACTCGATTAACCTGACCCAAGGAATTAACATGTCCAGACTGACGGTCTTTAGAACAGAA GGAGTTTTACGTGTCCATGTCGTCGAAGGGAAAAACTTAGTCAACAAGGATTTCATCGGCAAGTCTGATCCCTACGTGGTGATGAGTGTCGCATCGATCAGAGTGGAGACCCCGGTGgttcaaaattctttgaacCCCAAGTGGGACTTTTGGACGGAATTCGAAATCGATTGCAACTCGGAACTAAAAGTGGAGGTGTTTGATAAGGACGAAGGATCCAAAGATGACTTCTTGGGATG TACCAAACTCGACATTGCGGAAGTCGTCAGAACTGGACAAGTTGATAAG CTGATGCACCTTCAAGACGTCAAACAAGGTATGATCCACATCCGCTTGTGGTGGTTGTCGCTCAGTTCGGACTATACCGATTTGGAAGCG GCTATAAATGACACCAAGATGCTAAGTCCCCACATCCACACAGCTCTACTGATGATTTATTTAGAGTCGTCGTTGAATTTACCCATGCATCATAAAACTGAACCCACTCCTTATGTTAAATtggaaatagaaaataaaacgaaaaagaCTGATCCAGAGCAACAAACATGTCAGCCCTTGTGGGACAAAGGATTTACCTTCATGATTCGAGACCCGAAAAGGGCCGTTCTGAACATTACAGTTGTTGATAACGACAGCGAAAGGAATATTGGAGAGCTCTCCTTTCAAATTGACAGCTTGAGCAACGAACCCAACATCGAATTAAAAAGACAcacatttttctttaacaaACCCTATTCAGACGCTTCGATTTGTTGCACGATGAAACTTCGA ttatttaaaaatgaaaagagtAGCGACGAAGAGAATGATGTGGAAAGCACGCCCAAGACAAGAGtattggaaaaacaaaaatccacAGCATCGACAAAATCCAAAATTAGCCGGACCAGTGTCTCATCGGGAAGTGTAGCAACCGATTGGGAAAATGAATCTTGGTATTTTTCTAATCAGGATAGCTC TCAATACGACATCACTGCTATTTTgggaaaaatcaaactatCTTTATTCTACAGCGAACAAAGACAAAAGCTGATCGTATACATCTACGAAGT aaaaatcgAGAACTCGTCGTCCACCCACGACCCGTACGTGAAACTGTACCTCCAAACGAACATACATCCAGACCACAAGAAGAAAACGAAA GcgataaaaaacacaaacaatccGGTCTACAACAAAGAAATCGATTACTTAATCTCGACCCAAGACCTCAACTTCACTTGTTTGGTCGTAGTGGTGGAGAGCGATAGGGGTTTCTTCGAtgtacgaaaaaaatttttaggtcACACAATCATCTCTCTGAAGAATTGCGCCGAATTAAATGAGCCCATCATTAGCTGGTTCGACctgatacaaaaaaatgaaaaatacgtACATCATTTGATTAAATAA